The stretch of DNA ACACCTCCTGCTCTCCGCGGAGGAGGTCGAGCACGTCCTGCGGGACAGTGGCGCCACCTTGCTGCTTTGCCACCCCGCACAGGCCGGGACTGGCAAGGCCGCCGCCGCGGCCACCGGCGTACGGATGCTGACCCTCGGCGGGGACGGCGAGCTGGAGACCCTGGCGGGCGCGGCCGAGCCACTGCCCAGCTACGTCACGCGGGACGCCGACGACCCCGCCGTCGTCTTCTACACCAGCGGCACCACGGGCGTCCCCAAGGGCGCCGTGCTCAGCCACCTCAACCTCGTGATGAACGCGACCGTCTGCGCCTTCGACGCCCATGACGTGCGCCACGACGACATCGCGCTCGGCGCGCTCCCCCTCTTCCACGCGTTCGGCCAGACCGTCTCCATGAACGCGACCTGGCGCGCGGGAGCGACGCTCGTCCTGCTGCCGCGCTTCGACGCCGCGCGGGCCGTCGAGCTGATGGCGGCGGAGGGCGTCAACACCTTCCACGGGGTGCCGACGATGTACGTGAACCTCGTGGCCGCCGCGTCCACGGCCCCCGAGCTGCCCACGCTGCGGCTCGCGATCTCCGGCGGCGCCTCGCTGCCCGTGGCCGTACTGGAACGCTTCGAGCAGGCCTTCGGCGTACCGGTCTACGAGGGGTACGGGCTCTCCGAGACCTCGCCCACCGCCTCCGTGAACCAGCCCGTCTTCGGCACCAGGGCGGGCAGCATCGGCCACCCGCTGTGGGGCGTCGACGTGGAGATCGCCCGCGCCGACGTCGAGGGGCGCATCGAGCTGCTGCCTGCGGGGGAGCTCGGCGAGGTCGTGGTCCGCGGCCACAACGTCTTCTCCGGCTACCTGGGGCGCCCGGAGGCGACCGCCGAGGCCGTCGTCGACGGCTGGTTCCGTACCGGTGACCTCGGGACCAAGGACGGCGACGGCTTCCTGGCCATCGTCGACCGCAAGAAGGACGTCATCATCCGCGGCGGCTTCAACGTCTACCCGCGCGAGGTCGAGGAGGTGCTCATGCGCCACCCGGACATCGCGCACGTCGCCGTGATCGGGCTGCCCGACGACGTGCACGGCGAGGAGATCTGCGCCGTCGTCGTCGCGGCACCCGGCTCCGCGCCCGACGCCGGGCAGATCACCGAGTGGTCCAAGGAGCACCTGGGCCGCCACAAGTACCCGCGCCGCGTCGAGTTCACCGCCGAACTGCCGCTCGGCCCCAGCATGAAGATCCTCAAGCGGGAGCTGCGCGCCACCTACAGCGGGGCGTAGGTTTCGCCCCGGCATGGACATATCTCTCTGGGAATTCGCCGCGCTCGCCGCGGCCGCGGTGCTCGTCGGCTTCTCGAAGACCGCCGTCAGCGGGGCCAACACGGTCAGCCTCGCGGTCTTCGCCGCGGTCCTGCCGGCCCGCGAGTCGACCGGTGTCCTGCTGCCCGTCCTCATCGCGGGTGACGTCCTGGCCGTCCTCACCT from Streptomyces sp. BA2 encodes:
- a CDS encoding long-chain-fatty-acid--CoA ligase codes for the protein MATLSLAAILAEPARRRPDRTALVEGELRLSFSELWAQARAQAAALVGLGVRPGDRVALMAPNTAEFPRAYYAILAAGGVVVPVHLLLSAEEVEHVLRDSGATLLLCHPAQAGTGKAAAAATGVRMLTLGGDGELETLAGAAEPLPSYVTRDADDPAVVFYTSGTTGVPKGAVLSHLNLVMNATVCAFDAHDVRHDDIALGALPLFHAFGQTVSMNATWRAGATLVLLPRFDAARAVELMAAEGVNTFHGVPTMYVNLVAAASTAPELPTLRLAISGGASLPVAVLERFEQAFGVPVYEGYGLSETSPTASVNQPVFGTRAGSIGHPLWGVDVEIARADVEGRIELLPAGELGEVVVRGHNVFSGYLGRPEATAEAVVDGWFRTGDLGTKDGDGFLAIVDRKKDVIIRGGFNVYPREVEEVLMRHPDIAHVAVIGLPDDVHGEEICAVVVAAPGSAPDAGQITEWSKEHLGRHKYPRRVEFTAELPLGPSMKILKRELRATYSGA